The Faecalibacter sp. LW9 genome has a segment encoding these proteins:
- the dnaN gene encoding DNA polymerase III subunit beta, whose translation MKFIVSSNTLLKNVNLIGGVINSNNTLPILDNFLFELDGNQLTITGSDLETTISTTLEVESNDNGKIAIPSKILTDTLKTFPAQPLTFIQKEGNTLEIVSEQGNYQLAFEDANEYPQTPDIEDASNTTVSASILSEAILKTIFATGNDELRPIMTGVFFQAEQDIFRFVATDAHRLVKYTRTGLENAGSSEYIMPKKPLNLLKNILGGNNDDVTIEYNKTNTRFSFQNIVLTCRLIDGKYPNYEAVIPKENPNVLTINRNLFLTSLKRVAIFSNKTTNQVRLKLVGNSLTISAEDVDFANKAEERLPCDYNGTDLQIGFNSRFLIEMLNNLQSDEITLEMSEPNRAGIIKPVDGLEDGEEILMLVMPVMLNA comes from the coding sequence ATGAAATTTATTGTATCAAGCAACACGCTATTAAAAAATGTTAACTTAATCGGTGGTGTGATCAATTCAAATAACACGTTACCAATTCTTGATAATTTTTTATTTGAATTAGACGGAAACCAATTAACAATTACCGGTTCGGATTTAGAAACTACAATTTCTACAACTCTTGAGGTTGAATCGAACGATAATGGTAAAATTGCCATTCCATCTAAGATCTTAACTGATACGTTAAAAACTTTCCCTGCTCAGCCTTTAACGTTTATCCAAAAAGAAGGAAATACGTTAGAGATTGTTTCTGAACAAGGAAATTATCAATTAGCATTTGAAGATGCGAACGAATATCCACAAACTCCAGATATCGAAGATGCAAGTAATACGACTGTTAGCGCTAGCATTTTATCTGAAGCGATCTTAAAAACTATTTTTGCTACAGGAAACGATGAATTACGTCCTATTATGACAGGGGTATTCTTCCAAGCAGAACAAGATATTTTCCGTTTTGTTGCAACTGATGCACACCGTTTAGTAAAATACACGCGTACAGGCTTGGAGAATGCTGGTTCTTCTGAGTATATTATGCCGAAGAAACCGTTAAATTTATTAAAGAATATTTTAGGTGGTAACAACGATGATGTAACGATTGAATACAACAAAACAAATACACGTTTCTCTTTCCAAAACATCGTTTTAACTTGTCGTTTAATCGATGGTAAGTACCCAAATTACGAAGCGGTAATCCCTAAAGAAAATCCAAACGTATTAACAATCAACAGAAACTTATTCTTAACATCGTTAAAACGTGTGGCTATTTTCTCTAACAAAACAACAAATCAAGTACGTTTAAAATTAGTTGGAAACTCATTAACGATTTCAGCAGAGGACGTAGACTTCGCTAACAAAGCAGAAGAACGTTTACCTTGTGACTACAACGGAACAGACTTACAGATTGGTTTCAACTCTCGTTTCTTAATCGAGATGTTAAACAACTTACAATCGGACGAAATTACATTAGAAATGTCTGAACCAAATCGTGCCGGAATCATCAAACCAGTTGATGGTTTAGAAGACGGAGAAGAAATCTTAATGTTAGTTATGCCAGTAATGTTAAACGCATAA
- a CDS encoding GNAT family N-acetyltransferase: protein MKIELKKNGNNGVFELIDDQNFAVGELTFLQRDQEMIINHTGVNPSLRGQGLAEKLVLKAVEYAREHQLKIRPFCSYVSVYIGRHPEVQDVV from the coding sequence ATGAAAATTGAGTTAAAAAAGAATGGAAATAATGGGGTGTTTGAATTGATAGATGATCAGAATTTTGCGGTTGGTGAATTGACTTTTCTTCAACGTGATCAAGAAATGATTATCAATCATACAGGGGTTAATCCGAGCTTGAGAGGGCAAGGACTAGCGGAAAAATTGGTGTTAAAAGCGGTGGAATATGCCCGCGAACATCAACTAAAAATAAGACCTTTCTGTTCGTATGTTAGTGTGTATATTGGTCGTCACCCAGAGGTGCAAGATGTAGTCTAA
- a CDS encoding carbonic anhydrase, translating to MNLEKVFEHNKSWIDKRLAQNSAYFDQLSAGQNPEVLYIGCSDSRVTAEELLGAEPGEVFVHRNIANMVISLDLNTTSVLDYAVEHLKVKHIVVCGHYNCGGIKSAMIPKDLGIMNPWLRNIRDVYRLHADELNAIENEGMRYNRLVELNVQEQCVNVVKNPFVQRAMLNKGLVVHGWVFDLFTGKLIDLNLDFDKILKNIKEIYDITE from the coding sequence ATGAATTTAGAAAAAGTATTTGAGCACAATAAATCGTGGATTGATAAGCGATTAGCTCAGAATTCGGCGTATTTTGATCAATTATCTGCTGGTCAAAATCCAGAAGTTTTATACATTGGATGTTCGGATAGCCGTGTAACAGCTGAAGAATTGTTAGGTGCAGAACCAGGAGAGGTTTTTGTTCATCGAAACATTGCCAATATGGTCATCAGTTTAGATTTAAACACCACATCAGTTTTGGATTATGCCGTAGAGCATCTTAAAGTGAAACATATTGTCGTATGTGGACATTACAATTGTGGAGGGATTAAATCAGCGATGATACCTAAAGATTTAGGAATTATGAATCCTTGGTTGCGTAATATTCGTGATGTATACCGTTTGCACGCCGACGAATTAAATGCCATCGAAAATGAAGGCATGCGCTACAATCGTTTAGTCGAATTAAATGTGCAAGAACAATGTGTCAATGTGGTTAAAAACCCGTTCGTTCAACGTGCAATGTTAAATAAAGGGTTAGTAGTCCATGGATGGGTTTTTGATTTATTTACAGGAAAATTAATCGATCTCAATTTAGATTTTGATAAAATCTTGAAAAATATCAAAGAAATCTACGACATTACAGAATAA